From a region of the Nothobranchius furzeri strain GRZ-AD chromosome 12, NfurGRZ-RIMD1, whole genome shotgun sequence genome:
- the zbtb18 gene encoding zinc finger and BTB domain-containing protein 18 isoform X3, with protein MEFPDHSRHLLQCLSEQRHQGFLCDSTVLVGDAQFRAHRAVLASCSMYFHLFYKDQLDKRDVVHLNSDIVTAPAFSLLLEFMYEGKLQFQDLPVEDVLAAASYLHMYDIVKVCKKRLKQKATAEADSTRREEDGGSSCSDKADSLSEGSTGRPATADLLHSDEEEEGKAEGGPLWLRLPAADRPGTPGMATTSPNRGETETQAGEVLGEGAKVLSPAGSPSSSTGSLSQRSHRSAGSRGGHRGRKVSNDAADCVLDLSVKPVAGSNHTNHHQSYFSRAATPDSLQSPLAVRVKVERGVASDEEEELGGGDYDMEHSGLTKTPLPSANGVLTHHGIGGPLSAQRRLGLEAHLSALREASLASELEREEKPPASADDEDILGGENERAQAEAASMDSSLLPYVSNMLSAQHTQIFMCPLCNKVFPSPHILQLHLSSHFREQEGIRSKPAGDVNVPTCTICSKTFSCMYTLKRHERTHSGEKPYTCTTCGKSFQYSHNLSRHAVVHTREKPHACKWCERRFTQSGDLYRHIRKFHCELVNSLSVKSEPLALPNVRDWAIEDSSQELWK; from the coding sequence ATGGAGTTCCCAGACCACAGCAGACATTTACTCCAGTGTCTGAGCGAGCAGCGGCACCAGGGCTTCCTGTGTGACTCCACGGTGCTGGTGGGCGATGCCCAGTTCCGTGCCCACCGTGCCGTGTTGGCCTCCTGCAGCATGTACTTTCACCTTTTCTACAAGGACCAGCTGGACAAAAGAGACGTGGTGCACCTCAACAGCGACATTGTGACGGCGCCAGCCTTCTCCCTGCTCCTGGAGTTCATGTATGAAGGCAAGCTGCAGTTCCAGGACCTCCCCGTAGAGGATGTGCTGGCAGCGGCGAGCTACCTGCACATGTACGACATCGTCAAGGTGTGTAAGAAACGACTGAAGCAAAAGGCGACGGCGGAAGCAGACAGCACTCGCAGGGAGGAAGATGGCGGGTCCAGTTGTTCTGACAAGGCTGACAGTCTATCAGAGGGTTCGACGGGTCGGCCCGCTACCGCTGACCTGCTTCACAGTGACGAAGAGGAGGAGGGGAAGGCCGAGGGAGGTCCGCTGTGGCTGAGGCTGCCAGCTGCGGACAGGCCAGGGACACCAGGTATGGCTACAACCAGCCCGAATCGGGGTGAGACAGAGACTCAGGCGGGGGAAGTGCTGGGGGAGGGAGCGAAGGTGCTCTCCCCGGCCGGCAgccccagcagctccactggatcCCTCTCCCAGAGGTCTCACCGCTCTGCAGGCTCTCGTGGAGGACACAGAGGTAGGAAGGTGTCGAACGATGCGGCTGACTGTGTCCTGGACCTATCCGTCAAGCCAGTTGCTGGTAGCAACCACACCAACCACCATCAGTCTTATTTCAGCCGTGCTGCCACACCGGACAGCCTGCAGAGCCCGTTGGCTGTCAGGGTGAAGGTGGAGAGGGGTGTAGCTTCAGATGAGGAAGAGGAACTGGGAGGTGGGGACTATGACATGGAGCACAGTGGCCTCACCAAAACCCCTCTTCCCAGTGCTAACGGGGTTCTGACCCACCACGGGATCGGGGGGCCTCTGTCGGCCCAGCGGAGGCTCGGGCTGGAGGCGCACCTGTCCGCTCTGCGAGAGGCATCTCTGGCCTCAGAGCTGGAGCGGGAGGAGAAGCCTCCAGCCTCAGCAGACGATGAAGACATACTGGGTGGAGAAAACGAGCGTGCCCAGGCTGAGGCGGCCAGTATGGATAGCTCGCTGCTGCCTTACGTCTCCAACATGCTGTCAGCACAGCACACCCAGATCTTCATGTGTCCGCTGTGCAACAAGGTTTTCCCCTCGCCTCACATCCTCCAGCTCCACCTCAGCTCCCACTTCAGGGAGCAGGAGGGCATCCGCTCCAAGCCCGCCGGAGACGTCAACGTGCCCACCTGCACCATCTGCAGCAAAACCTTCTCCTGCATGTACACTCTGAAGCGCCACGAGCGGACACACTCCGGTGAAAAACCGTACACCTGCACCACCTGCGGCAAGAGCTTCCAGTACTCTCACAACCTCAGCCGCCACGCGGTGGTGCACACACGCGAGAAGCCGCACGCTTGCAAGTGGTGCGAGCGGCGCTTCACGCAATCCGGGGACCTCTACCGACACATCCGCAAGTTTCATTGCGAACTGGTCAACTCGCTATCAGTGAAGAGCGAACCACTGGCACTGCCCAACGTCAGGGATTGGGCGATCGAGGACAGCTCCCAGGAACTGTGGAAGTAG
- the zbtb18 gene encoding zinc finger and BTB domain-containing protein 18 isoform X1, which produces MYFLRQDKSTWVTGYEDGRMEFPDHSRHLLQCLSEQRHQGFLCDSTVLVGDAQFRAHRAVLASCSMYFHLFYKDQLDKRDVVHLNSDIVTAPAFSLLLEFMYEGKLQFQDLPVEDVLAAASYLHMYDIVKVCKKRLKQKATAEADSTRREEDGGSSCSDKADSLSEGSTGRPATADLLHSDEEEEGKAEGGPLWLRLPAADRPGTPGMATTSPNRGETETQAGEVLGEGAKVLSPAGSPSSSTGSLSQRSHRSAGSRGGHRGRKVSNDAADCVLDLSVKPVAGSNHTNHHQSYFSRAATPDSLQSPLAVRVKVERGVASDEEEELGGGDYDMEHSGLTKTPLPSANGVLTHHGIGGPLSAQRRLGLEAHLSALREASLASELEREEKPPASADDEDILGGENERAQAEAASMDSSLLPYVSNMLSAQHTQIFMCPLCNKVFPSPHILQLHLSSHFREQEGIRSKPAGDVNVPTCTICSKTFSCMYTLKRHERTHSGEKPYTCTTCGKSFQYSHNLSRHAVVHTREKPHACKWCERRFTQSGDLYRHIRKFHCELVNSLSVKSEPLALPNVRDWAIEDSSQELWK; this is translated from the exons ATGTATTTTCTCAGGCAGGACAAGTCGACTTGGGTAACAG GTTATGAGGACGGCAGGATGGAGTTCCCAGACCACAGCAGACATTTACTCCAGTGTCTGAGCGAGCAGCGGCACCAGGGCTTCCTGTGTGACTCCACGGTGCTGGTGGGCGATGCCCAGTTCCGTGCCCACCGTGCCGTGTTGGCCTCCTGCAGCATGTACTTTCACCTTTTCTACAAGGACCAGCTGGACAAAAGAGACGTGGTGCACCTCAACAGCGACATTGTGACGGCGCCAGCCTTCTCCCTGCTCCTGGAGTTCATGTATGAAGGCAAGCTGCAGTTCCAGGACCTCCCCGTAGAGGATGTGCTGGCAGCGGCGAGCTACCTGCACATGTACGACATCGTCAAGGTGTGTAAGAAACGACTGAAGCAAAAGGCGACGGCGGAAGCAGACAGCACTCGCAGGGAGGAAGATGGCGGGTCCAGTTGTTCTGACAAGGCTGACAGTCTATCAGAGGGTTCGACGGGTCGGCCCGCTACCGCTGACCTGCTTCACAGTGACGAAGAGGAGGAGGGGAAGGCCGAGGGAGGTCCGCTGTGGCTGAGGCTGCCAGCTGCGGACAGGCCAGGGACACCAGGTATGGCTACAACCAGCCCGAATCGGGGTGAGACAGAGACTCAGGCGGGGGAAGTGCTGGGGGAGGGAGCGAAGGTGCTCTCCCCGGCCGGCAgccccagcagctccactggatcCCTCTCCCAGAGGTCTCACCGCTCTGCAGGCTCTCGTGGAGGACACAGAGGTAGGAAGGTGTCGAACGATGCGGCTGACTGTGTCCTGGACCTATCCGTCAAGCCAGTTGCTGGTAGCAACCACACCAACCACCATCAGTCTTATTTCAGCCGTGCTGCCACACCGGACAGCCTGCAGAGCCCGTTGGCTGTCAGGGTGAAGGTGGAGAGGGGTGTAGCTTCAGATGAGGAAGAGGAACTGGGAGGTGGGGACTATGACATGGAGCACAGTGGCCTCACCAAAACCCCTCTTCCCAGTGCTAACGGGGTTCTGACCCACCACGGGATCGGGGGGCCTCTGTCGGCCCAGCGGAGGCTCGGGCTGGAGGCGCACCTGTCCGCTCTGCGAGAGGCATCTCTGGCCTCAGAGCTGGAGCGGGAGGAGAAGCCTCCAGCCTCAGCAGACGATGAAGACATACTGGGTGGAGAAAACGAGCGTGCCCAGGCTGAGGCGGCCAGTATGGATAGCTCGCTGCTGCCTTACGTCTCCAACATGCTGTCAGCACAGCACACCCAGATCTTCATGTGTCCGCTGTGCAACAAGGTTTTCCCCTCGCCTCACATCCTCCAGCTCCACCTCAGCTCCCACTTCAGGGAGCAGGAGGGCATCCGCTCCAAGCCCGCCGGAGACGTCAACGTGCCCACCTGCACCATCTGCAGCAAAACCTTCTCCTGCATGTACACTCTGAAGCGCCACGAGCGGACACACTCCGGTGAAAAACCGTACACCTGCACCACCTGCGGCAAGAGCTTCCAGTACTCTCACAACCTCAGCCGCCACGCGGTGGTGCACACACGCGAGAAGCCGCACGCTTGCAAGTGGTGCGAGCGGCGCTTCACGCAATCCGGGGACCTCTACCGACACATCCGCAAGTTTCATTGCGAACTGGTCAACTCGCTATCAGTGAAGAGCGAACCACTGGCACTGCCCAACGTCAGGGATTGGGCGATCGAGGACAGCTCCCAGGAACTGTGGAAGTAG
- the zbtb18 gene encoding zinc finger and BTB domain-containing protein 18 isoform X2 has protein sequence MRTAAGYEDGRMEFPDHSRHLLQCLSEQRHQGFLCDSTVLVGDAQFRAHRAVLASCSMYFHLFYKDQLDKRDVVHLNSDIVTAPAFSLLLEFMYEGKLQFQDLPVEDVLAAASYLHMYDIVKVCKKRLKQKATAEADSTRREEDGGSSCSDKADSLSEGSTGRPATADLLHSDEEEEGKAEGGPLWLRLPAADRPGTPGMATTSPNRGETETQAGEVLGEGAKVLSPAGSPSSSTGSLSQRSHRSAGSRGGHRGRKVSNDAADCVLDLSVKPVAGSNHTNHHQSYFSRAATPDSLQSPLAVRVKVERGVASDEEEELGGGDYDMEHSGLTKTPLPSANGVLTHHGIGGPLSAQRRLGLEAHLSALREASLASELEREEKPPASADDEDILGGENERAQAEAASMDSSLLPYVSNMLSAQHTQIFMCPLCNKVFPSPHILQLHLSSHFREQEGIRSKPAGDVNVPTCTICSKTFSCMYTLKRHERTHSGEKPYTCTTCGKSFQYSHNLSRHAVVHTREKPHACKWCERRFTQSGDLYRHIRKFHCELVNSLSVKSEPLALPNVRDWAIEDSSQELWK, from the exons ATGCGTACCGCTGCAG GTTATGAGGACGGCAGGATGGAGTTCCCAGACCACAGCAGACATTTACTCCAGTGTCTGAGCGAGCAGCGGCACCAGGGCTTCCTGTGTGACTCCACGGTGCTGGTGGGCGATGCCCAGTTCCGTGCCCACCGTGCCGTGTTGGCCTCCTGCAGCATGTACTTTCACCTTTTCTACAAGGACCAGCTGGACAAAAGAGACGTGGTGCACCTCAACAGCGACATTGTGACGGCGCCAGCCTTCTCCCTGCTCCTGGAGTTCATGTATGAAGGCAAGCTGCAGTTCCAGGACCTCCCCGTAGAGGATGTGCTGGCAGCGGCGAGCTACCTGCACATGTACGACATCGTCAAGGTGTGTAAGAAACGACTGAAGCAAAAGGCGACGGCGGAAGCAGACAGCACTCGCAGGGAGGAAGATGGCGGGTCCAGTTGTTCTGACAAGGCTGACAGTCTATCAGAGGGTTCGACGGGTCGGCCCGCTACCGCTGACCTGCTTCACAGTGACGAAGAGGAGGAGGGGAAGGCCGAGGGAGGTCCGCTGTGGCTGAGGCTGCCAGCTGCGGACAGGCCAGGGACACCAGGTATGGCTACAACCAGCCCGAATCGGGGTGAGACAGAGACTCAGGCGGGGGAAGTGCTGGGGGAGGGAGCGAAGGTGCTCTCCCCGGCCGGCAgccccagcagctccactggatcCCTCTCCCAGAGGTCTCACCGCTCTGCAGGCTCTCGTGGAGGACACAGAGGTAGGAAGGTGTCGAACGATGCGGCTGACTGTGTCCTGGACCTATCCGTCAAGCCAGTTGCTGGTAGCAACCACACCAACCACCATCAGTCTTATTTCAGCCGTGCTGCCACACCGGACAGCCTGCAGAGCCCGTTGGCTGTCAGGGTGAAGGTGGAGAGGGGTGTAGCTTCAGATGAGGAAGAGGAACTGGGAGGTGGGGACTATGACATGGAGCACAGTGGCCTCACCAAAACCCCTCTTCCCAGTGCTAACGGGGTTCTGACCCACCACGGGATCGGGGGGCCTCTGTCGGCCCAGCGGAGGCTCGGGCTGGAGGCGCACCTGTCCGCTCTGCGAGAGGCATCTCTGGCCTCAGAGCTGGAGCGGGAGGAGAAGCCTCCAGCCTCAGCAGACGATGAAGACATACTGGGTGGAGAAAACGAGCGTGCCCAGGCTGAGGCGGCCAGTATGGATAGCTCGCTGCTGCCTTACGTCTCCAACATGCTGTCAGCACAGCACACCCAGATCTTCATGTGTCCGCTGTGCAACAAGGTTTTCCCCTCGCCTCACATCCTCCAGCTCCACCTCAGCTCCCACTTCAGGGAGCAGGAGGGCATCCGCTCCAAGCCCGCCGGAGACGTCAACGTGCCCACCTGCACCATCTGCAGCAAAACCTTCTCCTGCATGTACACTCTGAAGCGCCACGAGCGGACACACTCCGGTGAAAAACCGTACACCTGCACCACCTGCGGCAAGAGCTTCCAGTACTCTCACAACCTCAGCCGCCACGCGGTGGTGCACACACGCGAGAAGCCGCACGCTTGCAAGTGGTGCGAGCGGCGCTTCACGCAATCCGGGGACCTCTACCGACACATCCGCAAGTTTCATTGCGAACTGGTCAACTCGCTATCAGTGAAGAGCGAACCACTGGCACTGCCCAACGTCAGGGATTGGGCGATCGAGGACAGCTCCCAGGAACTGTGGAAGTAG